From Nevskiales bacterium, a single genomic window includes:
- the argB gene encoding acetylglutamate kinase, with translation MALTSEQAMNVANVLTEALPYIRRFAGKTVVIKYGGNAMTEDMLKSSFARDIVLMKLVGINPVVVHGGGPQIGAHLEKLGKQSEFIDGMRVTDAETMDVVEMMLGGLVNKEIVNLINQHGGRAVGLTGKDGGLIRARKLLLRGQDMGQVGEVESIDPRIVGHLDQGDFIPVIAPIGVGEDGLSYNINADLVAGKLAGVLKAEKLMLLTNTKGVLSKEGTVLTGLSARQVEDLIADGTIYGGMLPKIHCALDAVASGVKAAHIVDGRVPHAVLLELFTDAGVGTLIRG, from the coding sequence ATGGCACTGACATCCGAACAGGCGATGAACGTCGCCAACGTCCTCACCGAGGCGCTGCCCTACATCCGGCGCTTCGCGGGCAAGACCGTGGTCATCAAGTACGGCGGCAACGCCATGACCGAGGACATGCTCAAATCCAGCTTCGCGCGCGACATCGTGCTGATGAAGCTGGTCGGCATCAACCCGGTGGTGGTGCACGGTGGCGGCCCGCAGATCGGCGCGCACCTGGAGAAGCTCGGCAAGCAGAGCGAGTTCATCGACGGCATGCGCGTGACCGACGCCGAGACCATGGACGTGGTCGAGATGATGCTCGGCGGCCTGGTCAACAAGGAGATCGTCAACCTCATCAACCAGCACGGTGGGCGTGCGGTCGGCCTGACCGGCAAGGACGGCGGCCTGATCCGGGCGCGCAAGCTGCTGCTGCGCGGCCAGGACATGGGCCAGGTGGGCGAGGTCGAGTCCATCGACCCGCGCATCGTCGGCCACCTGGACCAGGGCGATTTCATCCCCGTGATCGCGCCGATCGGTGTGGGCGAGGACGGCCTGTCCTACAACATCAACGCCGATCTCGTGGCCGGCAAGCTGGCCGGCGTGCTCAAGGCCGAGAAGCTGATGCTGTTGACCAACACCAAGGGTGTGCTGAGCAAGGAGGGCACGGTGCTGACCGGGCTGTCCGCGCGCCAGGTGGAGGATCTGATCGCCGATGGCACCATCTACGGCGGCATGCTGCCCAAGATCCACTGCGCGCTGGACGCCGTGGCCTCCGGGGTCAAGGCTGCCCACATCGTGGACGGCCGCGTGCCCCACGCAGTGCTGCTGGAGCTATTTACCGACGCCGGGGTTGGCACCCTGAT
- the dut gene encoding dUTP diphosphatase, with protein sequence MRPVQLKILDSRLGNEFPLPDYATPGSAGMDLRALLDAPLTLAPGQTELIPTGIAIHMQDRGLAAVILPRSGLGHKHGIVLGNLVGLIDSDYQGQLMVSCWNRGQTAFTIQPGERIAQLVFVPVVQARFERVEEFAESQRGTGGFGSSGRH encoded by the coding sequence ATGCGTCCGGTACAGCTCAAGATTCTTGATTCCCGCCTCGGCAACGAGTTTCCCCTGCCCGACTACGCCACGCCCGGTTCCGCCGGCATGGACCTGCGCGCGCTGCTGGATGCGCCGCTGACGCTGGCGCCCGGCCAGACCGAGCTGATCCCGACCGGCATCGCCATCCATATGCAGGACCGCGGCCTCGCGGCCGTCATCCTGCCGCGCTCGGGGTTGGGGCATAAGCACGGTATCGTGCTCGGCAACCTGGTGGGGCTGATCGACTCCGACTACCAGGGCCAGCTGATGGTGTCCTGCTGGAACCGCGGCCAGACCGCCTTCACCATCCAGCCCGGCGAGCGTATCGCCCAGCTGGTGTTCGTACCGGTGGTGCAGGCGCGCTTCGAGCGGGTCGAGGAATTCGCCGAGAGCCAGCGCGGCACGGGCGGTTTCGGTTCGTCAGGGCGGCACTGA